One window from the genome of Streptomyces sp. WZ-12 encodes:
- a CDS encoding MFS transporter: MTGTTSHRPAAAVPGAVRRRGGLPAVVSVALGSFALVLSELLPVGALPGIAADLGVSTGTTGLLVVVPGLAAAVAAPLLTVAAGRLDRRPLLWALAAVTGLADLVCATGGDLLAVLAGRVLLGAALGGFWALGAAVAPRLVPPEAVHRASSLVTAGIAVGTVASLPLAALVGGSAGWRTAFWAAGALALVALAVQLRFLPALPATAVTGRRALVSAVGSPAARVGLLVTSLAFLGHFAAYTYIAPYLEGRARLGAGAVAAVLLGYGVAGVAGNFLAGLALARSVRGTVVGAAAGIAVVAGLLPAVRGSGAAVVVLVLVWGAAFGAVPLSLQTALMRAVPEAPEGGMAAFVTTVQVSLAAGSLLGGVLVDGYGLSASLGTGAVLAGAAVLVAAVAGRRGSRTPQREPVV, from the coding sequence GTGACCGGGACGACGAGTCATCGGCCGGCCGCTGCGGTGCCAGGCGCCGTCCGGCGCCGTGGCGGCCTGCCGGCCGTCGTCTCGGTGGCGTTGGGTTCCTTCGCCCTGGTGCTCTCCGAGTTGCTGCCGGTCGGTGCCCTGCCCGGCATCGCCGCGGACCTGGGCGTCTCGACGGGGACGACCGGCCTGTTGGTGGTCGTGCCCGGGCTCGCGGCGGCCGTCGCCGCGCCGCTGCTCACCGTGGCGGCCGGGCGGCTGGACCGTCGTCCCCTGCTGTGGGCGCTGGCCGCTGTGACGGGCCTGGCCGACCTGGTCTGTGCGACCGGCGGCGACCTGCTGGCGGTGTTGGCCGGGCGGGTGCTGCTCGGGGCGGCGTTGGGCGGGTTCTGGGCCCTGGGGGCGGCCGTGGCGCCGCGGTTGGTTCCGCCGGAGGCCGTCCATCGGGCGTCCTCCCTCGTGACCGCCGGCATCGCGGTGGGGACGGTGGCCAGCCTGCCGCTGGCGGCGCTGGTCGGCGGCAGTGCGGGGTGGCGGACCGCGTTCTGGGCGGCCGGTGCGCTGGCGCTCGTCGCGCTCGCCGTCCAACTCCGCTTCCTGCCGGCGCTGCCGGCGACGGCGGTGACCGGCCGGCGGGCCCTGGTCTCGGCGGTCGGCAGCCCGGCCGCCCGGGTGGGCCTGTTGGTGACGTCGCTCGCCTTCCTCGGCCATTTCGCGGCGTACACCTATATCGCTCCGTACCTGGAGGGCCGGGCGCGCCTGGGTGCCGGCGCGGTGGCGGCGGTGCTGCTGGGGTACGGCGTGGCCGGGGTTGCGGGCAACTTCCTGGCCGGGCTGGCCCTGGCCCGTTCGGTGCGGGGCACGGTGGTCGGGGCGGCGGCCGGGATCGCGGTCGTCGCGGGGCTGCTGCCGGCAGTGCGGGGGTCGGGGGCGGCGGTGGTCGTCCTGGTCCTGGTCTGGGGTGCGGCGTTCGGGGCGGTGCCGTTGAGCCTGCAGACGGCGCTGATGCGAGCGGTGCCGGAGGCGCCGGAGGGTGGGATGGCGGCCTTCGTCACGACCGTGCAGGTGTCCCTGGCCGCGGGGTCGTTGCTCGGCGGGGTGCTGGTCGATGGCTACGGGCTCAGCGCGAGCTTGGGCACGGGGGCCGTGCTGGCCGGTGCGGCGGTGTTGGTGGCCGCGGTCGCGGGGCGTCGCGGGAGCCGGACGCCGCAGCGAGAGCCGGTGGTGTGA